Sequence from the Clostridia bacterium genome:
CCGCGGACGGACCGCGTCAAGCTACTGTAGGATTGTGCCTCACCCATGGTCCCCGAGGAAGGAATAGCTAGAGAAGGGATACATTTCTGCTGATCCGTTTAAGGATACGGCGCAAGCGACTGTGAAGGCGGGCACCAAGGATGGCCGCAACCGCGCCAGGCCATGAAAGGGTTCCGGCCAGGAAGCCCGCCGGAGCGCGAAGCGCTAGCCTGAATTCGGTCAGCTGAGTTCGCTCGGCGAGGCCTGGTACGAGGGGGAACCGGGACTGCCGGGCGGGCGAACTGCGGATCCGCCGCCCTCGGTCAAGGCGTGAAGGCCCTTGACGGCCTCGAAGCCGGGGATTATCATGGCCCCGGAGGCAGGCAGGAATCGGCCGCCGGGCAACAACTCCTCGGGGGGTCAAGATGGATCCCATACGACACCGCATCAAACACAGCTACCGCAAGTGGTTTCTCACCAAGGTTAAACGGGCCGTGGCCCGCTACCGCATGATCTCGCCCGGGGACCGAATTGCCGTCGGCGCTTCCGGCGGCAAGGATAGCTCCGCCCTGCTGTACATCCTGTGGCTGCTGAGAGACTATTCTTCCCTATCCTTCGAGTTCCGGGCGGTGTTCCTGGACCTCGGGTGGTCCGTGGATCCTGAACCCCTGGCGGAGTTCTGCCGCCGGCGGGATATACCCTTTCAGGTGCAGCACACCGACATCGGGCCCATAGTCTTTCACTACCGCCGGGAGTCCAATCCCTGCGCGCTGTGCTCTCACCTGCGGCGCGGAGCCCTCAACGATGCCGCCAAACGCCTGGGCTGCAACAAGGTAGCCCTAGGCCACCACCTGGACGACCTTCTGGAGACTTTCCTGCTTAACTGGCTGTATACCGGCCGGTTTTCCACCTTCGAGCCCGTGACCTTCCTATCCCGCCAGGGGTTAGAAGTCATCCGTCCCCTGATCTACCTGCCCGGGAGCACGGTGGAAGGCTTGGCCCGGGCCGAGAGGCTGCCCATGCTGCCCAACCCCTGCCCCGCGGCCGGCAAGTCGGAGCGCCACCGGGTTCGGGAAACGGTGAGGGTGCTGGCCGGGCAGTATCCCCACCTGCGGGAGCGCTTCTTGACCGCCTTGGAGGGATCGGGGTGGCTTGGCGCCCACGGCGGGAACCCAGAAGAGGAGGAGGAGGGCTGAAGACTTGAAGCCCCGGATCATCTCCGCCAGCCGCCGAACCGATATCCCCGCCTTCTACGGTACCTGGCTGCTCAACCGCCTGCGCGCGGGCTGGGCGCTCACCTACAACCCCTTTAACCGGCGTCCCATGACCGTTTCGCTACGGCCGGAGGACGTGGCCGGGATCGTACTCTGGTCCAAAAACTTCGGCCCTTTTCTCACCCATGCCGAAGAAATCCGGGAACGGGGATTCAACTGCTTCTTCCTCTTTACCATTACCGGACTGCCCCGCCTCCTGGAACCCCACACGCCCCCGGTGAAGGAGGCGGTGGCCGCCTTCCGAACGCTGGCCCGCAGGTTCTCCCCCCACCACCTGGTATGGCGCTACGATCCCATCCTCCTCAGCCCTCTAACCGACCCCGCCTACCACCTGCGGACCTTCGACCACCTCTGCCGGCAGCTCGGGGGCTACACCTTCCGGTGTTACGTGAGTTTCCTCGACTTCTACCCCAAGGTACGGCGCCGCCTGGAAAGACTGAGCCGGACCGCAGGGCTCGAACTCCTGGCCGAGCCCCTGCCGGAAACGAAGCTGGAACTGCTTCGTAAACTGACCGAGATGGCGGCAGGGCATAACATCGAGGTTAGAGTCTGCAGCGAGGACTTCCCGCCGGAGGCCGGGCTTAAGAAGGCGCGCTGCATTGATCCCGAACTGCTGGCTCCGCTCTTCGGGCTCGACCCCGCGCTTTACCCGCCCAAGCCCACCCGACCCGGGTGCGGCTGTCACGAGAGTGTAGACATAGGCATGTACGAGACCTGCCCCCACCTGTGCGAGTACTGTTACGCCAACACGTCGCCGCAGCGGGTGCTCTCCGCCTACCGGCAGCACGAGCCCACAGCGCCCGCCCTGGTGGAACCGGGTAGTTCGGCCTCCCCCTTCCCCCGGTAGACCTCGCCCGTCTCTAGCGCGCCCAACGCAGGGGCGGATCGTCCGGGCGGAAGGTCCTCCCGGGTGCCTCGGGCACCGTCCCGTTTCCCGCGCCCGGCGCGCGCAGCCCCGGCCCGGGGCTTCCGGCCTACCCGTTGGGGCAGCGCACCAGCCTTCCTTCCCAGGTTCGCACCACTACTTCCTGCTCGTCGCACTCCAGCAGGTAGTTGGGCAGGAGCGGCACCTTGCCGTATCCACCGGGCACGTTAAGCACATACGTGGGTATGGCCAGCCCTGACGTGGAGCCGCGCAAGGCCTCCATTATGGCCAGCCCTTCCTGCACCCGGGTGACGAAGTGGCGGGTGCCGGTAACCGGTTTGGCATGGAACAGGTAATAGGGCCGCACCCTGATCCGGAGCAATTCCTGGTGAAGCTTCTTCATGACGTGCGGGTCGTCGTTCACGCCCCGAAGCAGGACGGCCTGGTTGCCCAGCACCACCCCCGCCCGGACCAGCCGGTCGCAGGCCTCCTTGGCCTCGGGGGTGATCTCCTTGGGGTGGTTAAACTGGGTGTTAAGGTATATGGGGGGATGCCGCTCCAGGATGGCACACAGCGCCGGAGTGACACGCTGGGGCAGGGTCACCGGAACCCGCGTGCCCAGCCGCTTGATTTCCACGTGGGGAATGCCGTCCAGCTCCCGAAGCAGCCACTCCAGTTCGGCATCGGCGAGCAACAGCGCGTCTCCGCCGGTGAGCAGCACGTCCCTTATTTCCGGATTGGCACGAATGTACTCCAGCGCCCGCATGAGGTCGGCGCGGGAACGGTGGCGGTCCACCTCCCCGATATTGCGCCGGCGCTGGCAGTGCCGGCAGTAGGTGGCGCAGCGGTTGGTCACGTTGATGATCAGCCGGTCGGGATACCGCCGGGTAACGCCGGGAACGGGAGAGGTCCATTCTTCGGCCATCGGGTCGTCCTCTCCCCCCTCCGCCATTTCCCTGAGATCGGGCACGGCTTGCCGGCGGATGGGGCACCCGGCATCTCCCACCCGCATCAGGCTGGCGTAGTAGGGAGAAACGGCCCAGCGGAACCGGCTCCCTACCCGGCGGATCTGGCGAACCTGCTCGGGCTTCAGGTCCAGAATCACCCGCAGGGTATCGACGTCGCCGATGCGGTGGCGCAGGTGCCAGCGCCAATCCTGCCAGTCGGCCGCAGTACCTCCGAGGATTCGCAGTATCCGCTCCCGATTGGCGGCGATCTCCTCCCGGCAGGAAAAGCCGGTGGGGATCTGCGGCGCCCGCGACAGGTACTCTGCTATTCGTTGCCGCAGTTCTGCCGCCCGACTTTGGGCGGCCCCGCGCTTGACCTGTTCGGCCCCTTCTTCCGTTTTCACCCAGGTGACGGCCCACTCGCTTTCGGTCCCCGACAACATGTTCCCACCCCCCTCAGGCGCCATCTTTCATTTGAGATTGGGGTTGGCGGCCGGAGAAAAAGAAAATGCCGCCTGCGCTTTCCATGATACCACAAATTCAGCTCTGTGACCAGAGTTGGGAGTAGGAATTTGTTCCCATCAAGAATCCGCCAAACGCTCAGAAGATCTCTTCCAGACAGATGGTCTGATGCCGCTGCGGGCCCACGGCAATCAGGAAAACCGGCACCCCCGCCAGTTCGCTCAGGCGGGCCAAATAGTTTCTTGCTGCCGGGGGCAACTCCTCCATGCTCCGCGCCTCTCCGATCCCGACCTGCCAGCCGGGCAGCTCCTCGTAGACCGGCTCACAGTCGGCTAAAAGACCGCTGTCGGCGGGGAAGTCCTCCAGGAGTTCGCCGCCGCAGCGATAGGCCACGGCGATCTTCAGCATCGGCAACGGGTCGAGCACGTCCAGCTTGGTCACCGCGAGGCCGCTCAATCCGTTCACCCTTGCCGCGTAGCGCAGGGCCACGGCGTCCAACCAACCGCATCGCCTG
This genomic interval carries:
- a CDS encoding tRNA 2-thiocytidine biosynthesis TtcA family protein, translated to MDPIRHRIKHSYRKWFLTKVKRAVARYRMISPGDRIAVGASGGKDSSALLYILWLLRDYSSLSFEFRAVFLDLGWSVDPEPLAEFCRRRDIPFQVQHTDIGPIVFHYRRESNPCALCSHLRRGALNDAAKRLGCNKVALGHHLDDLLETFLLNWLYTGRFSTFEPVTFLSRQGLEVIRPLIYLPGSTVEGLARAERLPMLPNPCPAAGKSERHRVRETVRVLAGQYPHLRERFLTALEGSGWLGAHGGNPEEEEEG
- the eam gene encoding glutamate 2,3-aminomutase; its protein translation is MLSGTESEWAVTWVKTEEGAEQVKRGAAQSRAAELRQRIAEYLSRAPQIPTGFSCREEIAANRERILRILGGTAADWQDWRWHLRHRIGDVDTLRVILDLKPEQVRQIRRVGSRFRWAVSPYYASLMRVGDAGCPIRRQAVPDLREMAEGGEDDPMAEEWTSPVPGVTRRYPDRLIINVTNRCATYCRHCQRRRNIGEVDRHRSRADLMRALEYIRANPEIRDVLLTGGDALLLADAELEWLLRELDGIPHVEIKRLGTRVPVTLPQRVTPALCAILERHPPIYLNTQFNHPKEITPEAKEACDRLVRAGVVLGNQAVLLRGVNDDPHVMKKLHQELLRIRVRPYYLFHAKPVTGTRHFVTRVQEGLAIMEALRGSTSGLAIPTYVLNVPGGYGKVPLLPNYLLECDEQEVVVRTWEGRLVRCPNG
- a CDS encoding DUF1848 domain-containing protein is translated as MKPRIISASRRTDIPAFYGTWLLNRLRAGWALTYNPFNRRPMTVSLRPEDVAGIVLWSKNFGPFLTHAEEIRERGFNCFFLFTITGLPRLLEPHTPPVKEAVAAFRTLARRFSPHHLVWRYDPILLSPLTDPAYHLRTFDHLCRQLGGYTFRCYVSFLDFYPKVRRRLERLSRTAGLELLAEPLPETKLELLRKLTEMAAGHNIEVRVCSEDFPPEAGLKKARCIDPELLAPLFGLDPALYPPKPTRPGCGCHESVDIGMYETCPHLCEYCYANTSPQRVLSAYRQHEPTAPALVEPGSSASPFPR